The Salvia splendens isolate huo1 chromosome 21, SspV2, whole genome shotgun sequence genome includes a window with the following:
- the LOC121784097 gene encoding uncharacterized protein LOC121784097, which translates to MAARLEAEKFTGSYNFGLWRLKIKALLIQQGLSAALEEKEDDQKAEEVLDEKAKAKLVEIYAKEHSVVILCLCDKINDEDKAIMLLNALSKNYDHLRDAMVYGREKTITFTEFQSALRAKELQKGSAKPQEAVPESLHVKKFKKGKFKKKADDGKASTSDQRETRSVLLGNNHVCNVRGIGTVKLKMHDGSIKLLSEVRYIPEIKRNLVSLVLLEVKDFTFISTGGKMEVKKGHHTVMVAERRNNLYYLLVEAITGDSNSAMIDDLKLRRDRLGHPAEGTHYSDSPLEYAHLDLWGPTPVNTLGGGMCLRTDNGLEYLSKEFDMFCKKNGIRRHRTVPGIPQQNGVAECMNRTIMEQVRCMLFASGLSKKFWEEAVSTAAYLINKCPSTSLKGDTPDFRWYRDHGDYSKVKLLGASVLHMSSKVS; encoded by the exons ATGGCAGCACGGTTGGAGGCTGAGAAATTCACCGGAAGTTATAACTTCGGTCTTTGGCGATTAAAGATCAAAGCACTGCTTATCCAGCAAGGATTATCTGCAGCGTTGGAAGAAAAGGAGGATGATCAGAAGGCCGAAGAGGTGCTCGATGAAAAGGCGAAGGCCAAGCTAGTTGAGATCTACGCTAAGGAGCATAGCGTGGTGATTTTGTGCCTTTGTGATAAG ATCAatgatgaagacaaggccattaTGCTACTAAACGCTCTGTCTAAAAATTATGATCACCTAAGAGATGCAATGGTGTACGGGAGGGAAAAGACCATCACCTTCACTGAGTTTCAATCAGCTCTACGGGCAAAAGAGTTACAAAAGGGATCTGCAAAACCTCAAGAGGCAGTCCCTGAAAGTCTTCATGTTAAGAAATTCAAGAAgggaaaattcaagaaaaaggCTGATGATGGAAAGGCTTCTACATCAGATCAGAGGGAGACCAG GTCAGTTTTGTTAGGCAATAACCATGTATGCAATGTGAGGGGGATTGGTACTGTAAAGCTTAAAATGCATGATGGATCTATTAAGTTGTTGAGTGAAGTCCGGTATATTCCAGAGATTAAAAGGAATCTAGTTTCACTGGTGTTACTGGAGGTAAAAGACTTTACATTCATCTCTACCGGTGGGAAAATGGAAGTCAAGAAAGGGCATCATACTGTAATGGTTGCTGAAAGGAGGAACAACTTGTACTACCTGCTAGTAGAAGCAATCACTGGTGATTCAAACTCTGCTATGATTGATGATTTGAAGCTACGACGTGATAGGCTTGGGCATCCTGCAGAAG GTACTCACTACTCTGACTCTCCTCTAGAATATGCTCACTTAGACTTATGGGGCCCTACACCAGTAAATACTCTTGGTGGGGGAAT GTGcttaagaactgataatgggctAGAGTACTTGTCCAAGGAGTTTGATATGTTCTGCAAGAAAAATGGGATAAGAAGGCATAGAACAGTCCCAGGCAttccacaacaaaatggagttGCAGAGTGCATGAATAGAACAATCATGGAACAAGTAAGGTGTATGCTATTTGCCTCTGGTTTGAGCAAGAAATTCTGGGAGGAGGCAGTTTCTACAGCAGCATATTTGAtaaataaatgcccatctacaaGCTTGAAAGGTGATACACCTGACTTTAGGTGGTATAGAGATCATGGTGACTATTCTAAAGTCAAACTTTTGGGTGCAAGTGTTTTGCACATGTCAAGCAAGGTAAGCTAG
- the LOC121784098 gene encoding prostatic spermine-binding protein-like has translation MAVLLNGNGKDDGPKEDDDGPKRDDDGSKGDDDGPREDSDGPKGDDDGPREDDDGPKGNDDERKGGDDGLRGNDDGPKGDEDVPKGDTDGPKGDDDGPRGDDDGPKGDDDERKGGMMDQEEMMMDQRRTVND, from the coding sequence ATGGCGGTCCTACTGAATGGGAATGGGAAGGATGATGGGCCAAAAGAGGATGATGATGGGCCAAAAAGGGATGATGATGGATCAAAGGGGGACGATGATGGACCAAGAGAAGATAGTGATGGACCAAAGGGGGACGATGATGGGCCAAGAGAAGATGATGATGGACCAAAGGGGAACGATGATGAACGAAAGGGGGGTGATGATGGACTAAGAGGAAATGATGATGGGCCAAAGGGGGACGAAGATGTACCAAAAGGAGACACTGATGGGCCAAAAGGGGATGATGATGGACCAAGAGGAGATGATGATGGACCAAAGGGGGACGATGATGAACGAAAGGGGGGGATGATGGACCAAGAGGAAATGATGATGGACCAAAGGAGGACGGTGAATGACTAA
- the LOC121784099 gene encoding glycine-rich cell wall structural protein 1-like gives MEELLEEEEEMEGEVEVEFCGQKDLGDGDGDGASVGDGDGALGKDRVNGGPCGVDGVDGGGSCEDGGGALGKDRVNGGPCGVDGVDGGGSCEDGGGALGNDGVDDGGASGEDGVDGGGSCEEDGGENGVEGASGEDGGGDGVDRGGSGKDGVDGEGSCEDGGEDGVEEGASGEDGGGDGVDRGGSGEDGGGALGEDGGGDGDLGAKGLVNNGDLGDGDGDGDGDGASVGDGGGALGKDRVNGGPCGVDGVDGGGSSEDGGGALGKDRVNGGPCGVDGVDGGGSCEDGGGALGNDGVDDGGASGEDGVDGGGSCEDGGENGVEGASGEDGGGDGVDRGCFGVDGVDGGGSCEDGGEDGGSGEDGVDRGGSGEDGGGAFGEDGVEGAACGEEGGGDGVEEGGSGEDGGGALGEDGVECGPSGEEGGGAGVEGGCSSEDGGGALGEDGVEG, from the exons ATGGAGGAGCTtttggaggaggaggaggagatggagggggaggtggaggtggagttTTGTGGGCAAAAGG acttaggtgatggtgatggtgatggagCTTCTGTCGGAGACGGTGATGGAGCATTGGGCAAGGATCGAGTTAATGGAGGACCTTGTGGCGTAGATGGAGTTGACGGAGGAGGTTCTTGTGAAGACGGTGGTGGAGCATTGGGCAAGGATCGAGTAAATGGAGGACCTTGTGGCGTAGACGGAGTTGACGGAGGAGGTTCTTGTGAAGACGGTGGTGGAGCATTGGGCAATGATGGAGTTGATGATGGAGGAGCTTCTGGAGAAGACGGAGTTGACGGGGGAGGTTCTTGCGAAGAAGACGGTGGTGAAAATGGAGTTGAAGGAGCTTCTGGCGAAGATggaggtggagatggagttgaCAGAGGAGGTTCTGGCAAAGACGGAGTTGACGGAGAAGGTTCTTGCGAAGACGGTGGTGAAGATGGAGTTGAAGAAGGAGCTTCTGGCGAAGATggaggtggagatggagttgaCAGAGGAGGTTCTGGCGAAGACGGTGGTGGAGCATTGGGCGAGGATGGAGGTGGAGATGGAGATTTGGGGGCAAAAGGGTTGGTGAATAACGGAG ACTtaggtgatggtgatggtgatggtgatggtgatggagCTTCTGTCGGAGACGGTGGTGGAGCATTGGGCAAGGATCGAGTTAATGGAGGACCTTGTGGCGTAGACGGAGTTGACGGAGGAGGTTCTTCTGAAGATGGTGGTGGAGCATTGGGCAAGGATCGAGTAAATGGAGGACCTTGTGGCGTAGACGGAGTTGACGGAGGAGGTTCTTGTGAAGACGGTGGTGGAGCATTGGGCAATGATGGAGTTGATGATGGAGGAGCTTCTGGAGAAGACGGAGTTGACGGAGGAGGTTCTTGCGAAGACGGTGGTGAAAATGGAGTTGAAGGAGCTTCTGGCGAAGATggaggtggagatggagttgaCAGAGGATGTTTTGGCGTAGACGGAGTTGACGGAGGAGGTTCTTGCGAAGACGGTGGTGAAGATGGAGGTTCTGGCGAAGATGGAGTTGACAGAGGAGGTTCTGGCGAAGACGGTGGTGGAGCATTTGGCGAGGATGGAGTTGAGGGAGCTGCTTGTGGCGAAGAAggaggtggagatggagttgaGGAAGGAGGTTCTGGCGAAGACGGTGGTGGAGCATTAGGCGAGGATGGAGTTGAGTGTGGACCTTCTGGTGAAGAAGGAGGTGGAGCTGGAGTTGAGGGAGGATGTTCTAGTGAAGACGGTGGTGGAGCATTGGGCGAGGATGGAGTTGAGGGATGA